Proteins from one Mus caroli chromosome 3, CAROLI_EIJ_v1.1, whole genome shotgun sequence genomic window:
- the LOC110291397 gene encoding 60S ribosomal protein L31, whose protein sequence is MAPAKKGGEKKKGRSAINEVVTREYTINIHKRIHGVGFKKRAPRALKEIRKFAMKEMGTPDVRIDTRLNKAVWAKGIRNVPYRIRVRLSRKRNEDEDSPNKLYTLVTYVPVTTFKNLQTVNVDEN, encoded by the coding sequence ATGGCTCCCGCAAAGAAGGGTGGCGAGAAGAAGAAGGGCCGTTCTGCCATCAACGAGGTGGTGACCCGAGAATACACCATCAACATTCACAAGCGCATCCATGGAGTGGGCTTCAAGAAGCGTGCTCCTCGGGCACTCAAAGAAATTCGGAAGTTTGCCATGAAGGAAATGGGGACACCAGATGTGCGCATTGACACCAGGCTCAATAAGGCCGTCTGGGCCAAGGGAATAAGGAACGTTCCATATCGCATCCGAGTGCGCTTGTCCAGAAAACGTAATGAGGATGAAGATTCCCCAAACAAGCTCTATACGCTGGTGACTTACGTGCCTGTTACCACATTCAAAAATCTACAGACGGTCAATGTGGATGAGAACTAA